Below is a window of Watersipora subatra chromosome 11, tzWatSuba1.1, whole genome shotgun sequence DNA.
TACAACATGCTGCCTAACAACACGCTGCCTTACAACATGCTGCCTTACAACACGCTGCCTTACAGCATGCTGCCTTACAACATGCTGCCTAACAACACACTGCCTTACAACATGCTGCCTTACAACACGCTGCCTTACAACATGCTGCCTTACAACATGCTGCCTTACAACATGCTGCCTAACGACATGTTGCCTAACGACATGCTGCCTTATAACACGCTGCCTAACAACATGCTGCATCACAACATGCTGCCTTACAACATGCTGCCTTACAACATGCTGCCTCACAACATGCTGTTTTGCAACATGCTGCATAACAACATGCTGCCTTACAACATGGTGGTAAATTACTGGGAAGTGTATAAATTGAAGTTGTACGTTGCAGGCATCTCTGTGTGCTGAGCTAATCGAAGCTTATGGTCTCCATGCCCAGATGTGGTCAGTATTCATACCATGTGTATGTACCAGCTCACTTCTTTAAACTTATAAAAATCTCTCTAATTCTTTAGTATATTGGActtcttcatttatttcactTGCCTCAGCGGCAAATCATCCACGGAGAAGTAACTGCAGTAACCGCAGTACCACTTGCCTCAGCGGCAAATCATCCACGGAGAAGTAACCGCAGTAACCGCAGTACCACTTGCCTCAGCGGCAAATCATCCACGGAGAAGTAACCGCAGTACGCTTATTGAAGATTTTATAACTCCGTCAATTCACGCGACGTACCATATCATAAATCGCACCGCTAATTCTTtagaaaattttacattttgaaGTGCGTCTTTTGGTGCAAAAAATATGGTACTAATTAGGGCACAAAGGTCGTAATTATAGTCTGGTTTCTTAATCACCTGCAAATAAAACAATTCACAGAGTGGAACATAACATAGATCTGGTAAATCTTGCTGTTCACCTATGCAACTGTATATATGCAGATATTGTATCTTGCTATGTACAAATTGTAAAGATCTCTTAAGTTGGTCTACCGTAAGGCTGTGCTGGTACCCGAGTCTAATTTGTCTTTCTTCCTCGGTTGTAAACTAACCTTTACACCTTCTACAGGGTGTTAGAGCCACGGGAGTTATCCATTGATGAACTGTCCAGCTTTCATTCCAGAGACTACCTTGAAACTTTTAAGAAGGTGTGTGAATTGGATGACCCTGAGAAGATAGATAAAGAGATAGCGGAGGATTGCGGGCTGGGTATGTATTCCAACCTTAACGTCAAACACTTTTAAAACTTAGCCTAAACAGTTGTAGTGATAGTTTGCTTCTATCTTTAACAATTTGtcagaaatgttttgtaaacGATGATTTAAAAATCATTGCATCAGTAGCTGGGATGTTCACGTAAAGGTTTATGCTATGATTTCCAGTAGGCAAGTAGACTATTATGTGGTCCAATGACGGAATGCATAGTAAATAGAATTGCTATACACAAGAAGGTGACTGAGCCCTCCAAAAAGAAAGAAGGAGCACTTTGGTCAGCGGTATTTTTATGCAACCATATCTCGCGAAGCTCCAAAACATTTGAAGGAATCTTTACAGTTATCACTTTTGCTTAAAAATCTATTAGCCTTTGAGCCAGCCGCCTATGTATTGCATCTTTTAACTGTTGCATTCTGTAACCATAAGATATTTAGTAAGCAAATTTGAGAGCTGGTCAATGATTAACCAATACTCAAGGTTTATCACATGTTTATATAGCCATTGTTTGTTACTATTCACGTGTTGTATAGTTTTAGACAGAGATACATAAATTGGTAGTTCCTTAATATAAATAGTCTTTTGTTAGTAATATTGAATTATTTATAACAGTTTTTCTAGTTAGTAGTTGTATAGTTAGTAGTTGTACAGTTAGTAGTTGTATAGTTAGTAGTTGTACAGTTAGTAGTTGTACAGTTAGTAGTTGTAGTTATAGTTGTATAGTTAGTAGTTGTACAGTTAGTAGTTTTACAGTTAGTAGTTGTATAGTTGGTAGTTGTACAGTTAGTAGTTGTACAGTTAGTAGTTGTATAGTTAGTAGTTGTATAGTTGGTAGTTGTACAGTTAGTAGTCGTATAGTTAGTAGTTGTACAGTTAGTAGTTGTACAGTTAGTAGTCGTATAGTTGGTAGTTGTACAGTTAGTAGTTGTATAGTTAGTAGTTGTACAGTTAGTAGTCATATAGTTAGTAGTTGTACAGTTAGTAGTCGTATAGTTAGTAGTTGTACAGTTAGTAGTTGTACAGTTAGTAGTCGTATAGTTGGTAGTTGTACAGTTAGTAGTTGTATAGTTAGTAGTTGTACAGTTAGTAGTTGTATAGTTGGTAGTTGTACAGTTAGTAGTTGTATAGTTGGTAGTTGTACAGTTAGTAGTTGTACAGTTAGTAGTTGTACAGTTAGTAGTTGTACAGTTAGTAGTCATATAGTTGGTAGTTGTATAGTTAGTAGTTGTATAGTTAGTGGTTGTATAGTTAGTGGTTGTATAGTTAGTAGTTGTACAGTTAGTAGTTGTACAGTTAGTAGTCGTATGGTTGGTAGTTGTATAGTTAGTAGTTGTATAGTTAGTAGTTGTATAGTTAGTAGTTGTATAGTTAGTAGTTGGATAGTTAGTGGTTGTATAGTTAGTAGTTGTATAGTTAGTAGTTGTATAGTTAGTAgttgtatagttaatagttgtATAGTTAGTAGTTGTATAGTTAGTAGTTGTACAGTTAGTAGTCGTATAGTTGGTAGTTGTACAGTTAGTAGTCGTATAGTTAGTAGTTGTAGTTATACAGTTAGTAGTTGTACAGTTGGTAGTTGTATAGTTGGCAGTCAGAATATGATTGGCCCCTTTAAAATCTCATGTGATAAGCTCAGCTCTCAGCGCTCTTTACGATCAATAATTAGAACAGATCCTTTCAATTCTACCCTCATAGTTATCATGTAAAACCTGGATCAGTACATGAACTCTGCATCTAAGTCTAATGGCAGGAAACGGCGCCAATGATTTAGCCATTACATAGACAGTGATTAGGTAGTTGTTGTCTTCACACTCTCTGCTGATGATTGGACCGCTGATATATTGCTTCCATTATGTATCTTGAGTAGTTTAACTGATATTGTACTATAGTAACTAGATATAGATTATGGTCACAAAGATTGTAGTGTAGTGGCAGATACCTGTCTCTATAGCCAATCGTAAACATTGCTTACTTTACACTTTGATCTACCTGTCTGAACCCATATTTACATGTGTGGCTGTTGATAGGCTATGACTGTCCTGTGGAGGAAGGACTATTTCCTAAATGTGCCCTCGTGGCTGGAGGCAGTATAGTAGCTGCAGAGGCCCTCGTCGAAGGACAGGTTGATGTAGCCATAAATTGGTGTGGGGGCTGGCATCATGCCAAGAGGTGTGCGCAGACTTACTTTCATATTTGTGTTTATTGAGTTGTGCACCCTTCTACCGAGCTTTCCTTTTCGATCCAACAATTCTAGTTTTTTTccatttgttttataaaatttgcttTTCTGTTACCTATTTGTTGATGATTGTACTTTTCTGCTTTTCATGTCTGTTTAATGATAAATATTCAGGATAAGTGTTCAGTTTGAACTGCCTTGCAAGAAAAGCTTATTTCTGAACTGAAGAAtagaaaatttcaattttctttgtggtaaaataaaaaaaaacttatatAATACCTCCTGAAATTTGGACCGGAATTGAACGTGTAGCCGCAATGGCCAATGTGACCTGCAGATGACCAAGGCTACACCCAATATCTTGCCTCGGCATCCTTGACTTCTGATATTAATAGCTTATGCAATGCTTGCATTGATGCTATTGAAACCATTCCTGCTATACCATTCCCGCTATACCATTCCCGCTATACCATTCTGGCTATACCATTCCCGCTATACCATTCCCGCTATACCATTCCCGCTATACCATTCCCGCTATACCATTCTGGCTATACCATTCCTGCTATACGATTGTAGATTTAATGCGGCAGGTTTTTGCTACATCAATGATATTGTGTTGGCTGCTCAAAAGCTGAGAGAGAAATTTGAGAGAGTCTTGTACATAGACATAGATCTTCATCACGGTGATGGTAGGTTGGCCCAATCTATACGgtatattttttcaattatatAGTTACAGCCATTCACTAAAGCATTATACAAACTGACGTTGTTAACTATTAGATGTGCTGCAGGGGAGGACAAGTCTTAAAGAGCTCTCTCTCTAAATATACTCAAGAAGATACATTGATTTGTTGCGGTGTTGGGATCATAAGGCTAAAATATCATGTAGacgggtatagaaacccatagtaactATCTCATGCAAACACCCCTCGGTgtaaatcatcaaaattttatatactacataattttattatgtacCTAATTTTTATTAGgtacataataaaaaataggtaccaataaaaaatcatttactTCTTCCTTTAACGTTGTTATTAATCTTAGGACCCGTGGCTAACGAATAAAAGTGATATATGCTGTTATATACATAGAATTAATtaatgtttatagtaaatattgtattaaatGCCAAAATGCACAGTAATATTTCAATTTCGCTTGTCACGAATTTTCATTTCACAATTTGCAATATCAAGCGTTTACGTAACATGAAATATCCTGAGCTGAGAGagagcgagcatcgtatctctttcatgtGTTCTAGGAGGGATTTTTGACGATtagcatatcaacatttttgtgATTCCGACGTATTCTGCACATGTACCGCCAAAGTAGAATTTcgaaacatttttgttgatgtacGCGAGAAAAATATCGTAAcgaataaaaaaacattgtgtttcacGTCATAAGGCGAAAAAAGACTCTAAAACAAGGACGCCATAACCCGGGAAGGCGCTGTAACACCTTTATGGCACATTGAGCTTTACTCGACATACGTTAAAATTTAGTCAGTATATCACTTACTTGATGCTCGAGTCATCAATACTCGGGATCGCTTTGACAATGAATATTATCATGCTTGTGCAGCTTTGAACAATTCCATCCTCCGCTTGTGACCTATTTGATCCAAATTTTCAGCAATGGCTGTAGCTACAATATGATTAAATTTCCTATTCATTTGCTTTACTATATGATGTGTTTATTTTAACAGACAATATCTCTCAGTGAAGTTTTCTCTTTTATTCTATTTATAATTGTATCTATCATTTATGTGAAAATGGTTGATACAATGCTTTCAAATCACATATGCTTTCAGATCACATATGTTTAGATTGAGTAAAGAAACAGGTTCGGTTCTTGCAGGTGTAGAAGATGCGTTCTGGTCAACCAACAAAGTCTATTGTATGTCCCTGCACAAATATTCTCCTGGTTTTTATCCAGGTGGGTATATCGAGAtatacccatatatatatattatcccATAGATACCCATATATATTATCCCATAGATACCCATATATATTATCCCATAGATACCCAAATATATTATCCCATAGATACCCATATATATTATCCCATAGATACCCATATATATTATCCCATAGATACCCATATATATTATCCCATAGATACCCATATATATTATCCCATAGATACCCATATAAATTATCCCATAGATACCCATATATATTATCGGGTTTACCTTTCCTACTTCTTTTATTGGTATGCTGACATTCTAGTGTACCATGAGATATCGTCAGATGTAATAATTATGCATACAATTATTCCTAAATGTCAGTGTGTCAATGTGAGAGTCCTGTACAATGTAATCCTTTTCCACCTCCAACCGTtactttggacagacagacaaacaccgttcatattatagtaaagattgttacGTACCTCTTTAGcaaaaagtatgttttattaGTCTAACTTTGAAATTTCCTGATGgctggcttgcaacaaaattcacattgcagttatttggtatcaaaagattcaccatgttttagtctgctgtgttgtaggttcaaaatatgtggaaatgtgataacaagctcttaaaagctcaaaaacgaacagttaatcgcagcaaTCATGAAAACGCCTTAGGTTAGAATCCCttcatttcgatgacgtacttaACTCGAcgtagttattgttttgacacatgatgttatcacgtgaattgaaaggccaataaaaggctcaatataacacgtctcgtagcactagtttatgacaaacacttcgagttctACTGGAAAGctcttatcaaatataaatgttcgctactttacaatcTTGTtttagcttggtctaatcgtctactcataatctgatcatgtgacccatactttctgccaaatggcacaaacaatttctgcagaattttgcgactatcacaggtgaccaacaggctcctcatgtttatcagaggatgagaTGCACTCCTTCGACGAGCTAAGATTCTTTTAAGGCTTACTTAAGGGTAACTTTTTAGGCTAGTTTTTGAGATaccagtgctcaaagtgacggCATtccaatgataatgaaatagatacgtaaggacaatagacatggttttattgaatgcgtgaaacatatttgtgaaaatattttgatgattgaggttgcatgaaaatgtaaacagagcacatcgtgttcaactacatcccatttgagccgctttggagatggattccaacctacggcgttttcgtgatggcttcgattaactgttagtttttgagcttttaagagcttgtaatcacatttccacatattttgtacctacaacacagcagagtaagacatggtgacccttttaataccaaataactgtaatgcaaattttgttgcaagtcaaccttcaatgCTTTCACTCCGCTTTTAATATATTAGCATTTAGTCTTATCCTACAGGCAGCGGTGGAATGGAGGATGTCGGAGAAGGAAAGGGTCGCCACTACACACTAAACATTCCCCTTGCAGATGGCATCACAACCGAGCAGTACATGAAAGTGTTCAACAGGTGGAGACAATTTCGGTCATTGCCCATAAATTTTCGTACAAATTCCTGACCTCATTTATCAGTGCTATTTGTTGCTTTGTGtatgtttttaatttcagtACTTTCTTATTCATTTCATGACTTTATTATGACCTCACCGCTTCTCACTGTCAGCCTTGCATTTACCATATTTGAGAAGATTGTCACGTCTTGCAGTGCACTCAATATGGTCATCAAGGAGTTTATTCCTCATACCATCATATGTCAGTGCGGGGCCGATGGACTAGCAATGGATGAAATGGATTCATTCAATCTCAGCAGCAGCTGCTATGTAAGGTGTGTGAGCCAAGTGCTGGATCTGAAGCTACCAACCTTGCTATTGGGAGGAGGTGAGTGTTCACTATGACAGCAAACAGTTGTTCTGCTTCCACAACCACAAAGATTTCTTGCGAATTGAGCCATAAAAATGCAGGCATCAGGAGGTGGTGTGTGATTGGAGTGCAGCTGCTCATAACTCTAGGAGAAATGCTGTAGCCGGTGGCCTGTAGATGTATCATGCCATGACTCGGaatctttataaatatgttaatttTTTAGCTTATGATAACTCAACATTCATACCAAACTCGTACGGTTTATTCTAGAACTGCGGAGGCTCATCGATACAGTAGTTATTATGTTAATCACATATCACTGAAAGTGACAGGTGAAGAAAACTCCAagtttatgtatacatatagagCTTCCACACGATAGATAACTTCCATAATAGGTAACCATTCCACGATAGATATCTTTTTGATACGTCGCGCATACTTTCCTAGGTAGGCATGTCAAGTTATAAGCGAGTCATACGAATTAAATAGAGCTATTTGTATTTTAAACATTACGTGTTACACATCAATAGTGTGTTTTCTGTCGTATTAGCATTGCTGTTTTTACCCTTTTTTATCAGCAATATCAAAAAATTTGCCTGTGGAAGTGATTGTaagtcgaggtttgactgtagcatgtttttatatgaaatatttactgtaatttaTGGACagactagcggaatgcccggcgtGGCacggtattaaaaatcagcttgtaaacaGTGAGGGGTAatatagttgcctgccacttgccattaccctggcacattgccaatggctactATTATGAAGCTTACTAGTAAGAGCTGTGGTAGCAAGCTTAAAATTTCATTGCAGCTTAACgaagagcggtagcgtattttcacccacatagcgtattttcacccacatagcgacatatatcacccAATAATTCCATGAATCTCGAGTAGTGTAACTGGTAAGGAATTTGAATGGAAGGTTCTGAGCTCAAATTTTCTGCGATACAGATTcttcattcctaaattttacTAGTTATAAATGGACCAACCgaagtacatacatacacataaactttaagatttatatacgtacatgtactaGCGGAAAGCCCAGAGTTGCACAGGTGTTAAATATCGGCCTATAAACCATAGACCTAATTAGTTATACATATAGTATAGTTGACGATGTGATTGCGAcaaattttagtcaatttaaaaaaagtatcaatttttttctattagtTGAGATGTTGGTTGTTGTTTCAGGCGATCTTATTGTCAAggtatttgaagatttaaatcgacaaaaattgatcgtggtaaaaacgctcagaaaaaa
It encodes the following:
- the LOC137408733 gene encoding histone deacetylase 8-like; this encodes MRVGYAYSQEMVQACDMFPRIKGRASLCAELIEAYGLHAQMWVLEPRELSIDELSSFHSRDYLETFKKVCELDDPEKIDKEIAEDCGLGYDCPVEEGLFPKCALVAGGSIVAAEALVEGQVDVAINWCGGWHHAKRFNAAGFCYINDIVLAAQKLREKFERVLYIDIDLHHGDGVEDAFWSTNKVYCMSLHKYSPGFYPGSGGMEDVGEGKGRHYTLNIPLADGITTEQYMKVFNSALNMVIKEFIPHTIICQCGADGLAMDEMDSFNLSSSCYVRCVSQVLDLKLPTLLLGGGGYHFANTARTWASLTAAAIGVALPCDIPSDMESFMEYKPDFELMVPAGNRPNMNKDSDIERILNVVKGSVNMMSATDEPLDR